The nucleotide window ACAGATGGTCGAAATAAAGGACGCGTTGGAAGACATAACGGCTTCACGGTCAAAACTAATAGCGTAAGCGGAAGCAACGGCGGCAGTTGGTGTTGCCATCATGACAACGATTGTTGCAACGGCCGTGAAACTCAGTGGCAGGATACCCGTGATGTCGAGCACCCAAAGCAAAATTAGGTTCAATAATGGCACGATGATAACCTTGTTGAAGGCGTAGTACCAAGGCGTCTTGTCCTCGGCAGCGTCCTTGAAGGAAATTGATCCTAAGGTAACACCAATTGCCAACCAAGCTAATGGTGAAGACAGGTTAGCTAAGTAAGTCAGTGGCTTAAAGATCCAAAGCGCTGTTTGATCAATTCGGTAGAACGCCACGGTCGTCATGCCGGTTTGTTGAACCCCATTGATAGCGGCGTGAACCGTTACTTGAGGAACCAGGTGTTGACCGAGCCACATGAACAGACCTAAGAAAGTAGCGATAACGATTGGGTTGGCGAACATTTTCTTAATGTTCTTACCTTCCATCTTCAGGCCAGACATCTTGATGTAGGCGTAAGAGTAAAGGAAGATCCGGTAACCAATGTTGAAGATGGAACTGTACATAACCCCCTTGGCACCGTAAACGGCCCCAACGATGGGAATACCGAAGAAAGTGGTTGAACCGAAAGTGGTTAAGATAGCTAAGACTTCACGTTCTCCCTTAACATAACGTTGGTACATAAATGGGGTAACAAAAATCAAAAGAATATAAATCACAATCCCCCAAACTAAGACGCCCATACCTTGCTTGAAGGCATCGCCATCCATGGGTTGCATGAATGAATTAAAGGCCAGAGCTGGGATAGCCACGCTCAGGGCAACCTTGGTCAAAACCTTTCCAAAGTTTTCGCCGAAAGTTCCCCGCCGACGGAGGAAGAAGCCTAATAGGATAATGAAAATGGTAGAAGTAATGGAACTAATAATTGCTGCATTTGTGAATGTAGATTCAACTGCTTTAAGCACGCTCATTCTTGTCGCCTCCATGATTAATCTATATGATGATTCCATATTATCGTCCTTTTGCTCATTAATATACATATCGAAAGTTTTGTAAGTAATGTAACTTATGTAAGTGCTGGTCTAACCAGTGAAAAAACTCACGTTTGGTTATTTAACGGGACAGTTCGGAGAAATTGACGGACAAAATAAGGGACGACTTATACCATTTGGGCTGTAAATAAATTTGGCGATGTTGTATACTGAGTTTTACCGTTTAGCCTTAGAGTGCAACGGGAAAGAGGGTTTTATTCTAAATGTATCGATTCTTCGTTCAACCGCAAATTAACGCGGTCACACAAAAATTAGCGGGCTACGAACTGTTATTACGTTCGTACTGCCACGACTACTGGGTCACGCCAACTGATTTTACGGCCCTACCGATGGACCAGCAGGTCTCCTTGTCCTATCAGGAGATTACGAACATCCTGAAGGACCATCACGACAACCCTGAGATTTCATTTAACCTAAATCGCAAACAATTTATGGATCCCCAGACTATTGGGCACATGATCCATCTTAAAAAATCAATTAAGCAGCTCCACCTGACCGTTGAACTAACGGAGACGCCATCATTGGCAGAGCTACACCGGTACGTGCCCCTGTACCGGGTCTTCCACATTCAATTGAGTCTAGATGACGTGGGTACTGACAATCCGTGGTGTGCAGCGGTTCAAGCGGCACTGCCGTTTATGGACAGTATCAAGTTCGCCATGCAAAACTTTCGGTTGCAACACCGACAGGCGGAACTCATGGATAGCTTGAACGCTTGGCGTAAGATTGCCGACATGTATCAGCTAAAACTGACCGTCGAGGGCGTTGAAAACGAGGACGACGTCGCCCTAGCCCAGCACTACAATGCCCAGATGACCCAAGGGTACTTTTATAGTAAACCGGTGCCTTACTGCGCTGGGTAATTCATCCTAGAATCACCATGGAGACTTATTCTGACATCTATTTAGATGCAGATAGGTCTCTATTTTTATGCCTAGTTTCTCAAACAACCTCTTCATCCAGGACTTGTTAAACTGCAAAATGCCATCGTCTATTAAGTAATTATCCTAATAGTCATTTTTTACATAAATTATGAGTATTCCATGAGTCTATAAAATAATTTCCCAACCACTTCACCCCAATCCCTTCTATAGACCCTTTATAAATCCTGTAATACCGGATTTTAATGAATTTCAATTCAACTGTTGACAAAGCACAAGCCCCTCGTTATTATTAGAGGCATATTAGAAATACACGAACGCATCACCAGGAAGAGTAGCTGTTCACGCTAAGTCTAGAGACCACCGGTAGCTGAAAAGGTGGCTTACAACTGAGCAGCGAAGATGAGCCTGGTAGCTAACAGCTGGTGCAAGCCGGTTGTTCGACATGAAGCCCGTTACCGCTTCCGACTTTTGGCAACAGAAGTTACGGAGATGGTGGGCGCGAGTCCCCCATAAAACAAGGTGGCACCGCGAGTGAAATCGTCCTTATGTAGAGATTACATAAAGACGATTTTTATTTTAGGAGATGTTTTGGGATGAAGAAAAAGGGAACAGTTTTAGCAGTTGCAGCAGTTATTGGCTTAACGTTAGCTGGTTGTGGGAGTCAGTCTAGCAGTAGTAGTTCCACCGGCAAGTATGCCGCCAAGCAGGAGTTGAACTGGACGGAGTCTTCCGAACTCGCCTCCTCCGACCTGGCCCAAGCTACCGATACCCTAAGTTTCACGGTCTTGCAAAACACGCAGGAAGGTCTCTACCGCTTGAACAGTAAAGGCGTTCCCGCCAATGCCCTGGCCACAAGCACCAAGGTCACCAACGGCGGCAAGACCTACACTTTCAACCTACGCAAGGGTGCCAAGTGGTCCAACGGTGACACCGTGACCGCCAAGGATTTCGTTTATTCCTGGCAACGGACACTGGACCCCAAGACCGCTTCACAAGACGCTTTCTACCTCTACCAAGTCAAGAATGCTGAAGCCGTCAACAAGGGAAAGAAGTCGCTCAGTGCTTTAGGTATCAAGGCCGATGGCAAATACAAGCTGACCGTACAACTGACCAAACCCGTTTCCTACTTCAAAAAACTACTGGCTTGGCCGCTCTTCTACCCGTTGAATGAAAATGCCGTCAACAAGTTCGGCAAGAAGTACGGGACCAGCTCCGCTACCACAGTCTACAACGGCCCATTCCGTTTGACCGAGTGGAACGGAACTGGTAAGTCCTGGACATTAGCTAAGAACAAGACCTACTGGGACAAACAAGCCGTTCACTTGGATAAGATCAACGAGCAAGTGACCGAATCCACCACGACCAGTTACAACCTGTACAATGCCAAGAAGACCGATGAAACGCTCCTAAGTGGTCAACAGATCAAGAACAACAAGAACAGTAAGGATTTCGTTAAACGCCTCCCTACTGGTTCCCAACGGTTGGATCTAAACCAAAAGAAAGTAGCTGCCTTCAAGAACACCAATGTCCGCAAGGCTCTCTCCTTAGCCATTGACCGGAACCAATTGGTCAATGACGTTCTACAAGATGGCTCCATTGCCTCCAAGGGCTTCGTTCCAGCTGGCATGGGCAACAATCCTAAGACTGGTGAGGCTTTCAACAAGGAAGCCTACGTGAAATCTGGCGTTTCCTACAACTTGAAGCAAGCTAAGAGCCTGTTAGCCAAAGGCTTGAAACAAACCGGTGATAAGAAGCTTGACGTGACCCTGTCCGTTTCCGACACCGATACCAGCAAGCAAACCGCTGAATTCGTTCAAAGTTCCCTCGAAAAGTTACCAAACGTTAAAGTCACCATCAAGACCGTCCCTTACGTGCAATTGATTACCCAACAAAACAACGGAAACTACGAACTGACCTTAGCCGGCTGGCAATCCGTTTTCGCCGACCCAATCAACTTCTTGGACGTCTTCGAAGCCAACTCCAGCTACAACACAACTGGTTGGAAGAATACCCAATTTGATAAACTCCTCGATGAAGCCGAAAACCAAGACGGCAACAAGCCAACAACGCGTTGGAACAAGTTGGTCAAGGCTGAAAAGGTGCTGATCAACGACCAAGGAACGATTCCACTGTACCAAGCTGCTAAATCACAACTGTTACGCAGCAGCGTCAAGAGCATTGTGTACAACGGTGCCGGTGTCCCTTACGATTTCAAGACGACCTACATCGCCAAGTAATCGCCGACCGCTACCAAACGATTCGACTCAGTCCCTAACTCCCCCTCTTGTATAAACGTATTAATATAGAAGAAACAGGTTCCAACTAGCGTTTGAAGTGCGCGTAGTTGGAACCTGTTTTTTTAGTTTGTATTGGTTTAAAAATCGAAGGGAAAGTTGGTGAATGGCCGCCTCCGGTTGCCAGGGCAGGGGCCTGCTGTGGGGACCGCCTGCAGCCAAAGTACGGGCTTCCGGCTCGACTTGAAGCCCCGCTAAAACCCCTGCGGGTCTCCAAGCTCGTCCCGTGTTATCTGACCAAAAAACCGGTCAGATAACACCGACACGGCCGGCCCCCGCCCTGGCAACCTCCGGCTACGATAGATCAACAATCTTACACGGATCAGCAGGTTATAGACGTTATAACTGGTTCGTTTGCGAAAGCTAGGTTACGCTAACTCAACAACAGTAGGCGTAGGTAGTTATTGCCCACCGAAGTGGCTTGAGTGGTTTTTTCTTACTCGTATAAGTCCGCAGCGTAAAATTCTTGGTCAAGGATAATTTGACCACGCCGTAATAACGCCAATCATTCTCGTCTTTTCCTAAATAACCGTACTAACTTCCCTTGAGGTTACTAGGCAGTTTGACCCTTTTTGCTGGCCGGCCTGAACGGGGGTCGTGGTCCCAACTAGAAATAAACCGACGCTGACAATCCCTAAGATTACCCCTTTAAGTCCTGTTTTGATCTCACATTCGCCCCCTAATTAAAGTAGTTATCTGGTCCCCATGAATGGGTGCGTAGCGGTCGTCTAAAGGCATAGGTGTTGTCCCCCTCTGCCCGAAGCCAGAGCGCTGTCGTCTTTTTACCATTGACCTTGACCTGTTTCTGCCGCAACGTTGGCAAAGCTGAACCGGCAAACTTAACCGCATTGGCCCGTAAAACGTAGCGCTCATGACCCTTTTGGTTAACCTTCTTCGTGATAGCTAGTGGCAGAACCAAACTGTATTGCCACTTCTGGTGAGTTAAATTCTGGTTCGACGAAAACATATCGGCAACCGTGAGCCGAATATTGGTAATCGTCATCTTATCGACTTCATAGTAAGTTTTACCATGTTGTTTCGTCCTACCAACGTACCCGTACCACACACCCTGATAACTTACCGGTAACTTTGTCGATTGGCTAGCCGCCTGTGCTGGTACGCTACTGGCCGAGGCTAGTCCAAATACAGCTAACCCTAAGAGCATCAATTTTTTC belongs to Levilactobacillus yonginensis and includes:
- a CDS encoding peptide ABC transporter substrate-binding protein yields the protein MKKKGTVLAVAAVIGLTLAGCGSQSSSSSSTGKYAAKQELNWTESSELASSDLAQATDTLSFTVLQNTQEGLYRLNSKGVPANALATSTKVTNGGKTYTFNLRKGAKWSNGDTVTAKDFVYSWQRTLDPKTASQDAFYLYQVKNAEAVNKGKKSLSALGIKADGKYKLTVQLTKPVSYFKKLLAWPLFYPLNENAVNKFGKKYGTSSATTVYNGPFRLTEWNGTGKSWTLAKNKTYWDKQAVHLDKINEQVTESTTTSYNLYNAKKTDETLLSGQQIKNNKNSKDFVKRLPTGSQRLDLNQKKVAAFKNTNVRKALSLAIDRNQLVNDVLQDGSIASKGFVPAGMGNNPKTGEAFNKEAYVKSGVSYNLKQAKSLLAKGLKQTGDKKLDVTLSVSDTDTSKQTAEFVQSSLEKLPNVKVTIKTVPYVQLITQQNNGNYELTLAGWQSVFADPINFLDVFEANSSYNTTGWKNTQFDKLLDEAENQDGNKPTTRWNKLVKAEKVLINDQGTIPLYQAAKSQLLRSSVKSIVYNGAGVPYDFKTTYIAK
- a CDS encoding AEC family transporter, coding for MSVLKAVESTFTNAAIISSITSTIFIILLGFFLRRRGTFGENFGKVLTKVALSVAIPALAFNSFMQPMDGDAFKQGMGVLVWGIVIYILLIFVTPFMYQRYVKGEREVLAILTTFGSTTFFGIPIVGAVYGAKGVMYSSIFNIGYRIFLYSYAYIKMSGLKMEGKNIKKMFANPIVIATFLGLFMWLGQHLVPQVTVHAAINGVQQTGMTTVAFYRIDQTALWIFKPLTYLANLSSPLAWLAIGVTLGSISFKDAAEDKTPWYYAFNKVIIVPLLNLILLWVLDITGILPLSFTAVATIVVMMATPTAAVASAYAISFDREAVMSSNASFISTICAVVMMPIWIAILTVINGLGIFH
- a CDS encoding EAL domain-containing protein; this translates as MYRFFVQPQINAVTQKLAGYELLLRSYCHDYWVTPTDFTALPMDQQVSLSYQEITNILKDHHDNPEISFNLNRKQFMDPQTIGHMIHLKKSIKQLHLTVELTETPSLAELHRYVPLYRVFHIQLSLDDVGTDNPWCAAVQAALPFMDSIKFAMQNFRLQHRQAELMDSLNAWRKIADMYQLKLTVEGVENEDDVALAQHYNAQMTQGYFYSKPVPYCAG